The Pelmatolapia mariae isolate MD_Pm_ZW linkage group LG9, Pm_UMD_F_2, whole genome shotgun sequence genome has a segment encoding these proteins:
- the LOC134635058 gene encoding GTPase IMAP family member 8-like, giving the protein MPKTGGSHGKDSFTDPKKCLKRKHTGTTVNLVLLGMAGTGKSASGNTILGKKSFMSKPSSKPVTTEFQVAETEMNDLRVRVIDSPDIFDDDIEASVWDKHVKKCKQLCGSEPCVYVLVMHVSRFTDCERDIMEKLEKAFGREVKEKTVILFTRGDDLQQAKMSLKDFLNSCQPGLREIVEKCGNRCVLFENSRSSSQEVEKLIDTVIGLLE; this is encoded by the exons ATGCCAAAAACAG GTGGCAGTCATGGCAAAGATTCCTTCACTGACCCCAAGAAGTGTTTAAAAA gAAAACACACAGGTACCACAGTAAACCTTGTTCTACTGGGAATGGCTGGAACTGGAAAGAGTGCAAGTGGAAACACCATCCTCGGAAAGAAGAGCTTCATGTCTAAACCCAGTTCAAAGCCGGTCACCACAGAATTCCAGGTGGCAGAAACTGAGATGAATGACTTACGTGTACGTGTGATTGATAGCCCAGACATCTTTGATGATGACATTGAAGCATCAGTTTGGGACAAACATGTAAAAAAGTGTAAACAGCTCTGTGGGTCAGAACCCTGCGTGTATGTACTCGTGATGCATGTGAGCAGATTTACAGATTGTGAGAGAGACATTATGGAAAAGTTAGAAAAAGCTTTTGGGAGagaagttaaagaaaaaacagtcaTTCTGTTCACACGGGGAGACGACCTGCAGCAGGCAAAAATGAGCTTGAAGGATTTCCTGAATTCCTGCCAACCTGGTCTGAGGGAAATAGTTGAAAAGTGTGGAAACAGGTGTGTTCTCTTTGAGAACAGCAGGTCAAGTTCACAGGAAGTTGAAAAGCTGATTGACACGGTGATCGGGCTGTTAGAATAA